The following are from one region of the Candidatus Marsarchaeota archaeon genome:
- a CDS encoding ATP-binding cassette domain-containing protein yields MPRSIVEVKGAVKSFRTYENRKGFFGSLRRKSFMKKALKGVSLNVKESEVVALLGRNGSGKSTMIKLMSGILYPDSGSIKVLGMDPWKERTKLAMNIGVVFGSTHPQLFWDLPPLDTFIYVKELYGISQKDYDSRLAYLKKILSIDNVYKRQTRQLSLGERMKCEFTASILHMPKIVFMDEPTVGVDLPSRMAISRAVIDLREKFGITFVLTTHVVDDIAIADRIILLDKGMKLFDGKQEELKKRFGKYAILELYFKPEAKFDYAKYESLGKVFSKKDGYIGLKVDPNITKSDAFASIFEDGNIEDYRLSEPGLSSILESTYKYIDSNKRSEE; encoded by the coding sequence TTGCCTAGGAGCATAGTAGAAGTCAAGGGCGCAGTGAAAAGCTTCAGGACTTACGAAAATAGAAAAGGCTTTTTTGGATCGCTCAGAAGAAAGTCGTTCATGAAAAAGGCCCTGAAGGGCGTAAGCCTGAACGTGAAGGAGTCAGAGGTAGTGGCACTGCTCGGCAGGAATGGAAGCGGCAAGTCAACAATGATAAAGCTTATGAGCGGCATATTGTATCCAGACAGCGGAAGCATAAAAGTTTTGGGCATGGACCCGTGGAAGGAAAGAACAAAGCTTGCAATGAATATAGGCGTGGTCTTCGGCTCGACGCATCCGCAGCTGTTCTGGGACCTGCCCCCACTGGATACATTCATATACGTGAAAGAGCTTTATGGCATAAGCCAGAAGGACTATGATTCCAGGCTTGCATACCTCAAAAAAATACTCAGCATAGACAATGTTTATAAGAGGCAGACTAGACAGCTGTCCCTGGGCGAGAGAATGAAATGCGAGTTCACCGCCTCAATACTGCACATGCCAAAGATTGTGTTCATGGACGAGCCCACAGTGGGAGTAGACCTCCCCTCCAGGATGGCCATAAGCAGGGCAGTCATTGATCTAAGGGAAAAATTTGGCATAACGTTCGTTCTTACGACGCACGTAGTTGACGACATAGCAATAGCCGACAGGATAATACTTCTGGACAAGGGAATGAAGCTTTTCGATGGAAAGCAGGAAGAGCTCAAGAAGAGGTTCGGGAAATACGCCATACTGGAGCTATACTTCAAGCCGGAAGCAAAATTCGATTACGCAAAATACGAGTCTTTGGGAAAGGTTTTCTCCAAAAAGGACGGCTATATTGGATTAAAGGTAGACCCAAACATAACAAAGAGCGATGCGTTCGCCTCCATATTCGAAGATGGGAACATAGAGGATTACAGGC
- a CDS encoding nucleotidyltransferase gives MNYNQKAYNQRYKYNIPVSVFADIYSRLTEGFGEMPVVIGGRAVNILCFNETRFTHDVDVVLSKDPSERKENLEKENFMIKRNERGKIVGAEDLKDHSYDPITLDFYYSRPINGITIKEILKNVEEVNVAHTKVLVPKPPIMLMLKYDAGRLKDIKDFELLLRNFYGSKKESLFENEKKLFDELLENHKGDKKGMNRLLSEYYYYNQAKSQLRK, from the coding sequence ATGAATTACAATCAAAAAGCTTACAATCAAAGGTATAAATATAACATACCAGTATCGGTATTTGCGGATATTTATTCCAGGCTTACCGAAGGCTTTGGAGAAATGCCTGTAGTGATAGGTGGAAGAGCGGTAAACATCCTCTGTTTTAATGAAACGAGGTTTACTCACGATGTCGATGTGGTACTGTCAAAGGACCCATCAGAACGTAAGGAAAATCTCGAAAAAGAGAATTTCATGATAAAAAGGAATGAGAGAGGCAAGATTGTCGGTGCTGAAGATTTGAAAGATCATTCCTACGATCCCATAACTCTTGATTTTTACTATTCTAGGCCAATAAACGGCATAACTATAAAAGAGATATTAAAAAATGTTGAGGAGGTAAACGTTGCCCATACTAAAGTGCTAGTTCCAAAGCCTCCGATAATGCTAATGCTGAAATATGATGCCGGAAGGCTAAAGGACATAAAGGACTTTGAGCTTCTTTTGAGAAATTTTTATGGAAGCAAAAAAGAATCCCTTTTCGAAAATGAAAAAAAGTTATTCGATGAGCTTCTCGAAAACCACAAAGGCGACAAAAAGGGGATGAACAGGCTGTTGTCCGAATATTACTATTATAACCAGGCAAAGTCCCAACTAAGGAAATAA